The Methanosarcina acetivorans C2A genome includes the window CTTGGAGCATAGTTCACCTCAGGGGTTGTGTAGCCGGCACCGATTTCAAGCCCGAGTCCTGCTTTGACAGGTTTTGTAGCTTTTCCGAAGACCATCTCGTCTGCTGAAGAATAAGCCATCTTGGTACATCTTGTTACTGCCATTCACTCAACCTCCTCAGTGTTTATGGAATTTCTCCCTCAGCTTTACAATGTTGTCCCCATGGGCCTTGATGAAATCAGCCATCTTCGGGGCATCCGATGCTTCTTCACCATAAACGCCGAGCTCATACTGGGACACGAAGTCCTGGTTTACAGCTCCACCACCGCATGCAAAGGGAATCCTGTAGCCTTTCTCCATTAGCTTGTCATTGATCTCTTTGAAGGCATACATGGTTGTGGTCATGAGAGCTGTACCTGTCAGCATCAATGGGCTTTCCTTTTCCACGGTTTCTATGACTTCGTCGACAGGGACATCTCTTCCGAGGTCAATTACATCGTAGCCGTTTGCTCTTAGCAGCGCAACCACAATGTTCTTGCCGATGTCGTGGACATCACCTTCTGCCACGTGGCAGACGACTTTGCCCTTGACTTCAGGAGCTTTCCCGGCTTTTTGCTTAAGGAAATCGATACCCTCCAGCATGGCGTCGGCAGACATCATGACATTTGGCAGGAAAATAACTCCATCATCGTAAAGCTTGGAGACAACACCCATCCCTACCATTAAGGAATCATTGATAAGGGCGATCGGGTCTTTTCCAGAGTCGATAGCTTTCTGCAGTCCTTCTACAACGTCATCTTCTTCTCCCTCGAAGATGGCTTTTGCAACCGGATATATTAAAGAGTCTTTTGGATAGAGCTCTTCTGCGGCCTCTTCCGGTGTCATTTCCTTTTCCATTTGAACGTTGTAACGAACCAGAATACCACTGGGGTCTATATCTATCAAATATTTAACCTCCATTTTAGTATTTGAGGAGTAAATATCCCTCGTCATCTGCAGGAGTCTCTGCTTTTTTCAGAGGGCAAAAGCTGGGT containing:
- the mtaC gene encoding methanol--corrinoid protein MtaC; translation: MEVKYLIDIDPSGILVRYNVQMEKEMTPEEAAEELYPKDSLIYPVAKAIFEGEEDDVVEGLQKAIDSGKDPIALINDSLMVGMGVVSKLYDDGVIFLPNVMMSADAMLEGIDFLKQKAGKAPEVKGKVVCHVAEGDVHDIGKNIVVALLRANGYDVIDLGRDVPVDEVIETVEKESPLMLTGTALMTTTMYAFKEINDKLMEKGYRIPFACGGGAVNQDFVSQYELGVYGEEASDAPKMADFIKAHGDNIVKLREKFHKH